The genomic segment GGTACGCAAGTGAGGGCTTGTTGACAAGCAGTGTGGCTCACTTTATTGGAGGCCAGAAGGCATTGACAGCATTagtgtgtgtgtgtgtgtgccCCTGCGGCTTGTGACATCATTGCAACGTAGCATCGATGGATTCAGAAGCACAGCGTGGGCGGCAGGAACAGCTCCGCTCGGCCAAGCGCGCCTTGCGACAGTTTCaacgccgtcgtgcgcagGAACAAGGCAAACGAGCctcacgcacgctgcgtgcgtcggTACTGGTCAGGAACGCTGAAGCGCCGCCAACTGTACTGACACAATACTTCATGGCGTCCAACCACCCAGGACCCATTGCGCGAGAGTCTGCCGTGCGGGCCACGGACAAGACGAAGCGCCGCAGGTCACGACCCAGTACGATCTACATGGACGAAGGTCCCTTCTCTCGCCGTACCTCCCAAATCTGCTGGTCAGGTTCCATGGAGGGCGGTGACGCTCGCCACCCTCGCCAGGGCTCCGTGTCCTCGTCAAGACTGccgaccatgtcggcggGGCATCGATTGAGCTTGGCACGACAGTCTCTCTTGGAAACCCAGCGACAGTCTCTGGATCCCGCATTTCATGACGGACCTAGGCGACGCAGCCGTCATTCTCGTCAGCTCAGCATCTCTACCCGTGGCCAGGGATTTGAGGTGTTGAGTGGACAGTCCCTGCATCGCACATCCATGCACCAGGATGCATCTACGCGCCGATCGATTCGATTCTCCGCATTGGAGCCAGCGAGCATCTTGTTTGGCATGTCCAGTGTACATAAGCCACTTCCCCCTGCCCCGTCGTCTGTGCCCACGGACTGGAAAGCCGAACTGCGTGGCATGGAATCGGACGATCGAGAGGATCGTGAGACTGCCTTGGACAAGCTCGAAGGGCGTCGTCCGCCCAGTATGATGCCCACGCTCAAGGCCAGCGACGACCAACGCCGTTCCATTGTCCCATCGTGGCTGTCTATGGGCGATGCTCCCCCGACACAGCTTCAAGTGCCCAAACGGTCTGGTGCCTCGAAGCGCCAGTCTATCGTTCCAATACCGCCACCTATGCGCAAGGAGACACCGGAATGTCAAGATCCGCGTGATGAAATGGACCGAACGCCGCGACCTTCCGGCCCGGAGACGGCTGTGCCGTCGGCTGAAGCTCCACGATCGCCACTGCGCCCCTTGCGACTGAGCTCCCTTTCCACGGCTAGGCGGCCTTCGACGCAGGCGTCTCACAAGGCTGCTAGGCGGGTATCGAGTATCACCTACAAGGCCTCCTACGATAATGACCTCGCAACGCCTACGCGTGCGTGGAGCGACTTGGAACAGAAGCACCACCAgccctcgagctcgcgGGGTGTGTTATCGGCGGCGACATCGTGGGCAACGTCTGATCAGACACAGAGCTTGTTCAGTCCTGACTCCAACGTATCCGACTCGCCTGGTGCGACGAGCATCGACTCGACAGATCACACATCTCGGAAGCGTGGCTTCCGCATGGAAGATCATCTTTTGGCCTCTCTTCATGCGCGGATGGATGAGCAGCGTGAGCGACACCAACAGGAACTTACGAGCTTGCAGCGAGAGTTAGAAGAAGTACGGCAGGTCATGGGCTCACAACTTGTGGCCATGACGGGTGCTAAGGATGCAGCGGAGAAAGAGCTTGCCGAGTTGCAGAAGCAAGTGCATGACATGGGGACACAGCTCGAAGACACGTCTGGCGAGCGCGATATGTACAAAGAAGACATTGTTGACTGGCGATCGCGCTGCAGTGATTTGGAGCACACCATTCAGTCGCAGCAATTGCGTCTGGACCAAGAAtggacgtggcgccgcgtggCGACAAAGCGCATGCAGGCCATGAGCCACCGTCTGCAGGCCGACACATCTGTATACTCTGATGAAAGTCAAGCGTCCCCCAGTGCATCCGGCTCCATGTCATTGCTAGAAGCCTTGCCCGAGCTGCCCGAGCTGCCGTCAGAGGATGAACTAGGTCTGTGGACGCAGCGAGTCACTCGACAGCTTTCCAAGCATGCGCCAAACTCAGACGCTCCTGACTTGGCGCCCGAAACGGTCAAGCTCTTGACGGACATGCGCGAGCAAATCCTGGCGCTGTACTCAGCtctgcgcctcgaggaaTCGAATCATGCGTTGACGCGGGATCAGCTGCGTGACGCTCAAAGCAAATCGCGTGCTAGCGATGATGCCCAGCCGACCATGCGTTCCTTGGTGCTTGACATGCCGACACCCACACCCGCTGAAACGGAGGCACTCGAGCCGTTTGCCACGGTGGATAAGACGTCGGGTACCGATGCGCAGGACACCGCAGCTGATATTCTATTTCCTGGTACTGCACAAGACGACAGCGCCCCGATTGGCTTGGGCTTCTCGTCCCCTCCCCATGAGGCTGCCTCACTACGCTCAGCTGAGGTGTTCTCTTCTCATGACCGTGAGTATTCAGACGAGAGTTTGGGTTTAGCAACGAGCCAACCTCATGCGCATGAGCCAGAAACACCCAAAGACTCAGCAGATCTATTCCATACAGACTCCAAGCGAGCATCTGGCATGTTTTCTTTGACAATGGATCCCTATGCGCCGCTCTCGGGGATGACGTCATCGTCTACCACGAGCCAGCCCGCCTGGCCTGACGTCGATACGAGTCATACGGTCGACGCCGAGGGCGAGGCTGCTGATGCCTATCTGCAGGGCCACATCCCTGATGCGTACATTGATCTGGAAGGCGGCGTCATGGACGACAGCGCCTGGgtggacgaggaggacgtTTCTGACGCGGAGCAGCCAGACGATCTCGTGTCCAGTCCATCGACGCCACGCCCCGAGTTTATTCCCGAATGGAGCTTCGAGCAGGCCGTGTTTGAGGCAAATCGAGACATGCAGCTGTACAAGGCTTCAGGTAAAAGCCATCGCAACAAGTATGCGCGGCGTGgtgcgcgtcgcatgcgccaaAACGAGATCGAAGACTTTTTTGGTATCTTTGACGTGGCCACAGATACGATAACGCCATTGCCCGTGCCTGACTATGCCCTGGACATGCCTCCTGTGGATACGAGTAAGCTTCTGCCAGCATGGGAATACCCACGGCCTGATCAAGATGACGGCACTTGTGCGCCATCGCTCGATGAGCCGTGGCAAACCCCCAAAAGGCGGCCTCAGCCTGTGAAAACCACATCGCCTATGGACGATGTCAACAGAAAACCAGTTCCATCCGTGTCGCAAACGCTCTCTGAGTGGGCGTCGTCCTCATGGACGTCCGAATCATACTCGGACGGCAGCGCTACGAACGCACCTGTGCCCGAGATCCAGTCTTTCGACGCCACACAGCTTGTGGACGATGACATGTTGCCATGCGCTCCGAACAGGAACTCGCTGCTGGCTCCTGCTATTCCGGCACCATGCACTCCAATCCCTCGGAGTCCAGGTGACGACTCTCCCTCCCCCCTTTCTCCCGGACGTATGCGGCTTGTGAAGCACAATCCCCTCACACGGATTCCTGTGCCCACGCCCATATGGAAGTTGGACTTTGAGCTCACGACGGCTGTGCCTCATGCACCTCAGCCTTTTACTATATAACCTTATGTGTGATAAATAGATGTAGGATGATATGTTGACGGAACATGAAACGATGGATTCTTTGGTCGGTACGCGGTCCGTGCAGCATATCATGTGGAGGAACGACGCAGTCGGACCGTACCTACTGCCTACCATGAATAAAGCTAGCGGGCCAAACGTGCCACTCGGTCTGCATCCGTCAAGCACATCTAGCTCTCTTAGCAAGGTGTTTGCTGTGTTATCTGTACTTGCGCTGTGCATGTGGCTTCTGGTGGGTCATCGTGCAGCAGACACTCGGCTTGCTATGGACACAGTACCGCTGCAAGACGTGTGCCCACAGGAGCCTGCTTACAACGTCACGGAGGCCCTCGAAGGGCTAAAGCTTCAATTCCCTTCCGTGCTGCACTCGGCCAAACTTCTCAGCGAAGCCGTGCAAATCGACACGACTGTGGGTGACAACATACCTGACACGGATGACTGGGCTGAGTATTGGGACTCGATCTTCTCGCCATTTGCCGACTGGATCCAGACGTCATTCCCCCACATGCACGATACAGCCTCACCGGTAAGGCGCGAGCTTGTGAACAAGCATGGGCTCTTATACACTTGGCCAGGCTCCGACCCAACGCTCAAGCCTATTGTTCTCATGTCGCACCAAGACGTTGTGCCTGTGGCGAACGAGACGCTGGATCAGTGGATTCACCCACCCTTCTCTGGCCACATTGATATCGAGAATCAGACCGTTTGGGGCCGTGGCTCCGTTGACTGCAAACTCTGGCTTGTCTCGACGATCTCGGccgtcgagacgctggtCAAGTCTGACTTCAAGCCCAAGCGGACCATCATTCTGAGCATTGGGCACGACGAAGAGTCTGACGGTAAACATGGTGCTCAGCATCTCTCTGCCGAGCTTGAGAAGCGATTCGGACGTGGTGGTATCGGCATGATTGTGGACGAAGGCACACCGCTTTTGTCCTCAGCCGACCCAGGTAGCTATGGTGTTCCTATCGCCGTGCCAGCTGTGGCTGAGCGTGGCGCTATGAACATGAAAATCACCATTACATCTCGTGGTGGACAttcgtccatgccgccgcctcaCACGTCCATTGGCATCATGTCGCTGATCATTGCCAAACTGGAAGCCCATCCGTTCCCCGACGTTCTGGGCGACGAGTCCAGTGCATCCATCCGGCAGCTGCAGTGCGTCCGCGATGGCCCGTATATGCCTTATGAGCTTCGTCAGGCGCTTCTCAAGGTCGAGCAGGCGGAGCGCGCGTTGTCGGACAAGGGCACCACATCGTGCATGCACCACATGTGGCCCAGGATGAACCGGCTGCACCTAAAAgaggcgcgcctcgacgaaGCACGGACGCAGCTGATGCAGGCACTCGACTATGCCTCGCGTCAGCTCCTTAAGACGACGCAGGCCATTGATATTGTGCGCGGAGGTATCAAGGTCAATGCTTTGCCTGAG from the Malassezia restricta chromosome II, complete sequence genome contains:
- a CDS encoding Gly-Xaa carboxypeptidase, whose protein sequence is MNKASGPNVPLGLHPSSTSSSLSKVFAVLSVLALCMWLLVGHRAADTRLAMDTVPLQDVCPQEPAYNVTEALEGLKLQFPSVLHSAKLLSEAVQIDTTVGDNIPDTDDWAEYWDSIFSPFADWIQTSFPHMHDTASPVRRELVNKHGLLYTWPGSDPTLKPIVLMSHQDVVPVANETLDQWIHPPFSGHIDIENQTVWGRGSVDCKLWLVSTISAVETLVKSDFKPKRTIILSIGHDEESDGKHGAQHLSAELEKRFGRGGIGMIVDEGTPLLSSADPGSYGVPIAVPAVAERGAMNMKITITSRGGHSSMPPPHTSIGIMSLIIAKLEAHPFPDVLGDESSASIRQLQCVRDGPYMPYELRQALLKVEQAERALSDKGTTSCMHHMWPRMNRLHLKEARLDEARTQLMQALDYASRQLLKTTQAIDIVRGGIKVNALPESVFAYVNHRIAPYAKVSTVVQHYKDLLVPLAEQYRLALSMDDDVLVPPTNATTANVQIEKSGLLYDSHEPSPFEGSNADAWRLLSGVIRETWHTDEPRHELRSLDDDHVPKHNMGQYKDPVRVSPSIMFANTDTRWYHNLTSNIFRFGAMTLHPDLTGMSPYLHIHTVNEHASIDSIVKATQFYANMLVAANHEPIERV